Genomic window (Aethina tumida isolate Nest 87 chromosome 4, icAetTumi1.1, whole genome shotgun sequence):
ACTTGACTAAACGAACTTTagatgttaaatatttcatctgtacgttctaaaatatttattttttttattgatttaaattacaacataaagaatgtattgaatatttttatatgattttttgcAATATAAATCTTACATATTAATTGTtgcatatatgtatgtatgaacaatattaagaagtcattaaaattaattattaacaataatttgtaattaatatcaattttattatttaattaaaaaaaataaaatgtacaacagaaattaattattatatataaataatattaacatttaattaaatttatttatgaacaattaattttaattctattttcaattaattattgacctaatatttgaatattgaataatactcaataatttctaaatattctaatgtttgattatgaaatatttactttaaatctaatttgtgaggttataaaagttacaatttatcaacaaaaattaattattatgtatattaattatatttaattatacataataaattttaattaaaatataaattaattattattgttacttaatttttttgataaaatttcaattaattattaaccaaatatttgaaaactgaaaaatactgaataatttcttattgtcctaatttttgtttatgaaatattcactTGAAATCTATTTTGCGagtttaaaaaagttacaattTACCACAAAGttcatgaattaaattaattaatattaattttttaacttattttaaaaaatttaaattatacatacaacagaaattaattattatgtataaataataataacatttaattatatttatttatgaggaataaattttaattaaaatatcaattaatgattgatctaatatttgaaaattgagtattactgaataatttctaaatgtcCTAATGTTTGATTATGCAatgtttaaatctattttgtgaggttataaaagtttattatataaatttataaattataaattattaaataaattaattaatatttataaaatatattaattaatattaagtttttgatttcactaaaaaaaattaaatcatacatataatagaaattaaatattaaataatattaacattatatttaattatgaagaatacattttaatcaaaatattacttaattattgcacttttaatatttgaaaattaaataataatgaataatttctaaatattctaatatttgtttatgaaatattcaattataatatttaattttcaggttataaaataataatttttatatatatatatatatatatatatatatatatatatatatttgtaagatttaaataaagtaacacaaaaattaattattatatatatatatatatatattgttttattaaatttaattatgaacaataattttttaattatagttactttattgataaatttggtATCATTTTAGccagttatttaatatataacatgtaattaaaaggaaaaaacggccataaattctttatactttatatttaaatattgagccCTTGTATGTTGATGTTTAACAAGGGAGGCTTTATACACTGCGGGTTTCCTTGATACAAAACGAGGGTTTAACACTCGTTATTTGGATTTTAATATGtcgaaaatatttggaaacaaATGCGGTTCCGGTATAAAACTGACgtataatacaatttcaatttaatgctGAAGTGGATTCCATCCCAACGATTTAAACAACCGGTTGTCAGATTTGTCCAGcctaaaattatatagtacatattacattattaattaattgcaacagtattttgttgattttcggTTCATCTGATTTGTGGTTTTAATATACGGGAAATGATGATTAATTATGAACATCTAATCATCAAATCTAATTTGCtaatcatttataattgtaaactacaaattaattacttgttttactattACAAAtagtcaattaaattttatgtgtatCATCCAAATTCAtagttaaatagttaattttaatatttttatacttttttcaaaaattcattttcatattaattgtaaatttggtCACTTAAatctaaaactaatttaatttgttttaatttatgattgattaaaaaaaaaatacacataatgatgtaataaaatgaacaaaaaaattaattattagaacctTTAATGGattatattatctaataaatttttttcttaaaagtatatttggtATAACTATTTTTGTTACATGTTTTGAGactaaataatgttataatttgtccattagacaattttttactaaacaaatatatttttttataatatattttttgtcgtTTTCCTGTTtccaaagaaataataatacaaaccTCTTTGTTTTGACACTTTCCTTTAACGTACGTTCTTTAATAACCAGAAAAATACGAACTTTTTgccttttgtttttttttatttattccattaaaagttttttcgtCGTCCTCAAGTGTTTTGTGGagtatttatagattttttgtgCTTCCAtcgttttgttttactttatatgGACTAACGGGAAACTACCTTTGATTTTATTTCGTATTACCAAaggtcaaattaaataatagaataagataaataattcaggaaaactatttttgttgATGTAAGATATATTTGGAACTTTGTGCTTTTGATCCCTTACTAGAAATTAACCATTTAggcattaataattactatttgaTAAGGGGTATATCTAATCTACATTGATTCTACAGggtgatttttataaatttattaattttacaagggTTACAATAACAGACAACAATTAGTAAATACGATAACAAACATAATATCAAACTAACTAACTTATCTGCAATATAAACTTACATATACAGTTTGGGGTTGAAACCACCATGGAATGTAATGTATGGATACAGTACTAATTGTAACCTAAAATAAGTACAAATATTAAGAAACTGATTTAACAtcaatttctcaaaattatttaaaaaagtacctATAATAGAATTGTAACAATGGTACCACAAGACAATTCTAGTAtatcaactttattaattaacattgctTATGTACAAAAGataaaaagtgtaataaaataagtacaaacttattaaagctataagaAAAGTTTATCACAATAATATGCACGTGAATCCTGCAATTTTatactgtttaaaataaatttaagaattgatcttcaaaaaatatttgcaggtgaaaatagaaattgttaatctcgaaacataaataaataaattcaaaatattataataaaaagaatttttaatgtaaactatTGTTGACTAATGACTaaaatcgtataaatattttgagaaaaaatgactataatttaaattcagattCATCttgataaatacatttataaacattttattattaaaagttaatgccataaattgcacatttttataaattttacgaaCAAGATTATGTATAAGCCaataaaagcaaaaataaaacatataaaaacgttaacaaattaaatctttattgTTGAACAGGTACAggtattaacttatttttaaatataaaatgattgagCTTTGAATTATCGATTACAATTCGTTTTATGATGGAAATTAGGAGGAAAGTTTAGATTTATTAGGACACAAAAAAAACTGGACTGTTAATCGAGAATATCTTTTATTGCTAATTCAATAAGTTGAATTCCACACAACAGAAGAGCCAATAAATAATCTCGTTCGTGacttagtaataaattttcacaagAAACGAATTCCAATTGAGACAGAGTGGAAATCCATTTGGACGAaaattttcagattatttCGTGTTGCATATCGAATGAATcctcacaatttttttttaattgccgAGTATTTTATAATCACTCCACACTCCTCTAATCCCTAATCAGCCAATTTGTCAGCTAAATCAAGACATCATGTAACTTTCTGCCATCTAAAAAAACACCACCACATTAAATAAACGTGCGTCCGGCATCCGGATACGTTGTTAGAGGTGATTGTTAGGAAACACGGTGCGATTGTGTTAATTGACAGTAGATAGAGGAAGTCAcgtattctaatatttttgattaccATCTGCGTTCGTGGAGTTGGTCATGGCGGGATTGTCGTAAGCGTAGTCCAACGTGCTGTCCTCGGCCGGTCTTCTGCTGATCGATGTGGTCATAGTGACTGGACTGTGGTCAGATTGAGCAACGGATGGGGGTATTTCCAATCTTAAATCCGGTTTCTTGGTCGGTTGTTCCGGTTGTTGAGCGGTGGTTTTGCCTCCTGAGTTTTCTTCACTCTTCTAAAACAATGTTTTGggttatgttttgtttttttgggGGATTGGGTTAAGGTGGTACCTTTGTTGATAGGCGTTGTTTGATGGTGGCCAATGTTATGTTCTTCTTTTGGGCCCATCTGTATAATTGGAGACCCAGGACACATGCCAGGATGATTAAGACGAGGCACGTTAATGTAAGAGATACAGTCACCAAGTGAGTTAAGTTGTCCACAGTCACTACaataaacaagaaatataCTAAGGTGAATTTCAAACTTAAACCTTAagtaacttaattaaacaaagtgacagaaaatattattattagtggtTGATgtgagaaatatatttaatttaagtggtAACTGCACTGACGAGAAATtatggcgcatccaccataatttGAACTCAGATTttctaattcaaataaatattttactttaaataaattatttttatacgtaCAATATTCACGTTTGTAGTATTGATTTGACTATAAATAACTTACCAGTTAATTATCTTTTACAATCCGTAAgtctcaaatttaatttcatgtcaaaaatttaaatttattgggaaaaagttttgtaatttaaagaaaacatacatatttaaatatacgttatattttaaaatgtagaaatcctttagatttatatttgtcaTACTAATTTgtgaatgatttaataatttaaatcattatttaatgtaatttaaaagaatattattaaatggagaaaaaaattagtaaataatttaattttcatttcattgatatattagttttattaaataaatatatctatagtccaatttttattaattaataattatatacaattagtaaaaaataaataaaataaatcaaattttggtgtatttaaaataaattactaataataatatcccatacttttaaaaaattaaaaattatatttaaatttaaataaataaggataaataaataaaattttagtactaATTCTACATAATTTGAAGGATAATTAATCacctatttttctaaaatattaatttctaaataatacatttaataattttaatacttatttaatataatttaaaaaatattattaaacaaattattaaacaatttaattttcatttcattgatatattgatatatatatatatatatatatatatatatatatatatatatcacatTTAGTAATAgtccaaattattatataaaataattattatataaataaattttaatgtgtttaaaataaattattagtgacaatatttcataattttaaagaattaataactatatttaatttaaacaaataatgatatataaataaaattttattggtagtttaacataatttgaagaataattaatcactaacttttacaaaatataaatttctaagtaatttgtgtatagatttaaaaaattatataatataatttaagggaatattaataaagagataaaaaaatataatatttttctaatagttttattaaacaaccTATATTAACCTATAATcctcattattaataataatacatcttacaattagtaaaaaataaataaaataaattaaattttggtgtgtttaaaataaattattaatgacaatatttcatatttttaaaatattataaaaaaaataaaattttagtggtaattttacataatttgaaGGATAATTAATCACctctttttacaaaatattaatttcaaaataatttgtgtatgatttaataattttaataattatttaacataatttaaaggaatattattaaatagagaagaaaattattaaataatttaattttcaaacaaatttcattcaaatattatatttttgcaatggttttattaaaaaaattgatctataattctaattattaattaacaataatatatcttacaattaggaaaaaataaataaaataaattaaattttgatgtgttaaaataaattattaatggcaatatttcatactttttaaaaaaataaaaattatatttaatttcaaataattttacataatttgaagaataattaatcacctacaaaaataaaatataaattcctaaataatttgtataaggatttaataatttaaataattgtttagtataatttaaaggaatattataaattatttttttattataataattttaatataattaataaatataataaaaaactattattatttgagataatttttttgtagttttgtgatttaatttatttaattttgaatatttttaataatattacgtaCCTCTAAGATCTTCAGCCTTTCCAACCCCTTTGCGGACGTACATTTGGTCGTGCAAATAGTCTGAAACAAATCACCAATTCCCTTTACACATCATTAGCAACATAAACGAtgtttattaagatatttaacaCAATTATTGGTCCATTTAACCATTAATAATTTCCAGGTGGTGCCAGAAAGTGTTAAATTAATGCACTGGCTGTGCgaatgtttcaattaacaCCAATAAACATCTGTGGTGGTTCTTTTGTGATACAAccacacattttaatatagaaatctgttccttttatatatgtattaattaattagttgttgGTTTCACAAGCACCATTGTTGAACCTAACATAGTTTTATCTGTGGTATTTAAGAAACAATTCGAATATGtcattagttaataataactcaattatttattaattagcctAAATGACCATCTGGTATGTGTTAAACTTTCATACAATGACTAAAAACAGCAGAATTCAATTATACtccttaatattattagaatttgcctgttttgaaatttataataagataACAAGAAATGgcacaaacatttaattttattattacaattacgcAATGTTTAAACAAGTTATCTTAAATTCATAATGAATTAGcacatttagataaatttcacATGGTTTAACTTAAGACGGATGGAGAACAAATTTAATAGCACGATTGCATATTTTTAACGGTTCTTTATTCcgaatgaattaatattcatatttaattcagttaagtttattattattctattggTGTCTTATGTATTTGCGCAGTTAGTCAAGTTTTCAATTACGGTACTgattaattgtgtaaataacCGATTACAAAAGGCCATGGAGAATTATTTTCGACTGGACtgtaatatatgtttttgttttgagTTCCTCGTTAAATTTATCGAGAAACAAATAATTCTGCAGTTGGAATCGAGGATTATCGAAGTCGACATTTTCGAATCTATCAATCATACTGACATAAAACTGATCAAAGTGACATAAAAGACATATCACGAAGTCAcaaaatatagttatttaatttaatttattattattttttatgtttaataaggttttatttaatagtaaaagtgtaaaacagttattttttttttttcataatgtgttttttgattaatttaaataataaatcatggtaagaaatttattttaacgaaCAATTCGAAATACCtccttcatttttttttatttataattcgattttaataaataatagctcAATAGGTGGACAACAAAAAGGCATTATTTTCTATGTtaaattgaactttatttaatatttttatgattaaaatgaaaatgaaaaatagttattaaatttattaatattttcaattaatttaaacaataaacaccaaaatgattttactaatattaaaattaagtaaatatctgatattttcaaatactttttacatttctaTCCATGATTTACTTAGTTTAGTTGATCAGAAGAGAAAATTTCTttggaaaaattgttttttaattaatttaaacaataaacaccaaaatgattttactaatattaaaattaagtaaatatctgatattttcaaatacttCTTACATTTCTATCCAtgatttagttagtttagttgATCTGAAGAGAAAATTTCAttggaaaaattgttttttaattaatttaaacaataaacaccaaaatgattttactaatattaaaattaagttaatatctgagatttttaaatattttttgcattCCAATCCAtgatttagttagtttagattatcagaattgaaaatttcattagaaaaatgtatgttttaattattttaaataataaatcagggTAAGAAAGTTAATTGTTCGTTTTCttcttaatttgttaatttataactcgattttcataaataatagctCAATGGGAACACCTCcttcatttttctatttataatttgattttaataaataatggctCAATAGGTGAACATCAAAAAGGGCATTCCatagataatattttctaatttaaattaaggtttataaaatatttttgtagttaaaaaaattgattgagccatgtaaatcatgaaataaaatgaaaaaataactgaatatCAACTAGTTTaactttttgtattaataatttcacttaatttaaacaataaacactaaaatgattttactgacactaaaaataaaagtcaatatctgatattttcaaatacttattcatttcaattcatgttttagttagtttagttgACCAGATGAGAAAATTTTTTGGAGGATTCTatactaattttttcatttttatactgtaaaaaatatgctgTAGGGAGTAATTTAacgaattttttcattaaatacttaaagaGATTTCAATACTcgttataaaatagtatatattaattaattaaaaaacattcaacataatatttaaaactgaattactgatttaaatgaagtaattttgatatttatatatttatgaagacttaattattactcaaattaaaatattaataattaaagtatttaaatattaaatgagaacaacaatttaatttaaaataaattgtaattattttacttatgtaaatgtgaattatttttagttaaaccatgtaattaaattcaaatacaactAACGAATTTTACTgtaatgcattttttattaattcaactgCCCCAATCCAAAAATGATTGATTGAAATCGGTCCATTGTTAAtggaaattttctattaatcatCGAAAttgataacaaatttaaatattgatgtatataaataaacaaataaatgtgccaaaaatgaatttttcagtaattcaGTTTAAGTggtacaacaaatatttaaacagtacgttttaaatattcttaacaaggttaaaatacaatacattttaaatattagcaCAACGAACGTAAAACGATATGTTATCAGCAATTCGAGAAgaaccaataataaattaaaatttatctggTGGTGAAACCAAAACACCTGTATTTACAAACTTTGATTcgttcaatattatttgttctGTGTGAAGGTGGCAGACAAACAAGtcacgttttatttattgtaaaaatagatgtgtgtaatttattaaataagaaatttgtgtcataaataagatttttgtaTAACATCAAACAACCTTGGGTACTGTGAATACAGCCATAGATTAcctgtacataaattaaataaacaatttttataacaattaagtcTTCCAACTTAATTCTGTTAGGATGTCAGTGGAACAATTACATACAATGTGATTCCAGCAAgctgattatattaaaatagaaagtttGCCCATTGTAAATAAGATCTTCGTCCAATTTCAATGGCCTATATgccataaaactaataaatcctCCATTACGTTAACAATGTTTGCAACACTAATTAGTGTGACGTCGAATTCCTTACCTTGGCAGGACTTGGTGCAGAGGCTAGCTTCGAAATTGTGGTTGGACCTGTCGCAGATTTTGGCGCAGGGCTGACAAGTCCTGTCGATTTCCGAACAGTACTCCAACTCTTTGCATGTCCTTTGGCCGCACTGTATCAGTCCCACGTTCAGTTGGGCCTGGACGCCCAAAACTAAAGTACAAAGGCACAAACACGCGAACACTTTCGGGCCCATTTCGACCGAAATAAAATCACATCTTACAAAACCGAAATGTTGGTGGTGCGTTGCCGATGCAACAGGTGTAGGCGAGGTACTGCTGTGGAATAGCTACGTTTACCTGCGTGAGTCACACCGTCGCACGCAGCTTTCGGCTTTATTCAGGTTGGTTGTAAGTGCTGTTTTCACCTGTGGTATGCGGTCGGACAGGTATTATTCGGGGAGGGGGGGCCCGATGGAAATGTTGCGATGGTTTATGGTGTATCATTGAAAATTGGCTCTTTGGGTCCATTCAAATTTTGCCGGTCGTTGTTTTGGGCGTTGAATGTTGGTAACACTCGGTTTTTGTGGTGTGGTACTTTCAAATTGGACGGACTTGGCTTTCAAGGGTACTACTATATATGGTTTACGATAAAATTTGAACTGTGTAAATGGTCACAAACGAAGTATTTTGAAGCATTACCTTTAATTACATACAATCATTCactaatttttagttatttgcataaattttaattactatattttatacaagtaaattattcaatgtGGTGAAGGTAACAgtacttttaaattgtttgttttaaggaTGACTCATTCTAAAACTACAATTAAAGATTAAGAACTAAGTTATAAAACatgttacaaaaaaatcagTGATATATTATACACAAGGTGCTTCTAAAATGAGTTGTCAAAATTAGAAAGCAGTAAGAACATGAGTGAAGAAAATATCAcccctaaaatttaaattttaaaaatactcataTTTCTGTAACCTTTGGTGCAATCgggtttaaatttggtatatattatcctaaaatacatacctacaattcaatataataaactttttccatattgTTACAGTGGCGTAGATTCTTAGGGTTTTTCCCCTTTTAACGCCTTATTTTCCACgccattgaatattttttaaaactatcaagcttttcatattctttgcataatttacaataaaaaagattcttagattaattttaattaacacagccgtttttgagatatttcagttttatttttcaattacagtGGCGTAGATACTGTAGGTTTTCCTCTTTTTCTGGTCCTATTTTCTACGTCCCTAAATATTTCCTTAAACTATTAagcttatcatatttttagcacaattaagaaagaaaattgatcttgattaatttttattaacacagCCGTTtctgagatatttcagttttaatgtttgagaaaaattaaaataaacattataattgaaatatctcaaaaacggctgcgttaataaaaaataattaagacattttttttcttctaaattatccaAAGAATACAAAaagcttaataattttgaaaaatattcagtggcgtagaaaataaGGCGAGTAAAAGAGAAGAACCCCACAGTATGTACGCCACTGTAATAACAtagaaaaactttattatattgaattgtagatATGTATTTAGTGATAacacataccaaatttaaatgtgattaGACCAAAGGTTACGGAAGTatgagaaaaaaacaatttttgaagcttaaatttgaggggctgtattttcttcaggagaatctttagaaaaaaaatttatttaaattttcttcatcaTTTGACGTGTTCTAATTGAAGCACAATGATACTGTAGTGTAGATTCTGAGGTGTACCCCTCTTTTTCCTGTCCTATTTTCTACatcactaaatattttttaataactattaagCATCTTAcattatttgtcaaatttataagAACAAAGGTAGcttagataaattttgattgtcacaacaatttttgagatatttcagttttaatgtttcaagataattaaaatgatttttatgggGTACAAATTTCGACCaccttgtataaaatattgtaatcaaattcattcattaaaaatttctttaaactttttacaaaaatcaatttttatttagtcatagtaagaaaataaaactttgaataattaaatatgtattttt
Coding sequences:
- the LOC109599534 gene encoding protein grindelwald; this encodes MGPKVFACLCLCTLVLGVQAQLNVGLIQCGQRTCKELEYCSEIDRTCQPCAKICDRSNHNFEASLCTKSCQDYLHDQMYVRKGVGKAEDLRVTVDNLTHLVTVSLTLTCLVLIILACVLGLQLYRWAQKKNITLATIKQRLSTKKSEENSGGKTTAQQPEQPTKKPDLRLEIPPSVAQSDHSPVTMTTSISRRPAEDSTLDYAYDNPAMTNSTNADDGRKLHDVLI